One stretch of Streptococcus australis DNA includes these proteins:
- a CDS encoding ROK family protein: MTHYVVIDIGGTNIKYGLIDQEGQLVESHEMSTEAHKGGPHILQKTKDIVSSYLEKGPVAGAAISSAGMVDPDKGEIFYAGPQIPNYAGIQFKKEIETNFSIPCEIENDVNCAGLAEAVSGSGKGASVTLCLTIGTGIGGCLIMDGKVFHGFSNSACEVGYMHMQDGAFQDLASTTALVEYVAAAHGDPVDQWNGRRIFKEATEGNKVCMAGIDRMVDYLGKGLANICYVANPEVVILGGGIMGQEAILKPKIRTALKAALVPSLAEKTRLEFAHHQNTAGMLGAYYHFKTKQS, translated from the coding sequence ATGACACACTACGTTGTAATTGATATTGGTGGAACCAACATCAAATATGGTTTGATTGACCAAGAAGGCCAACTGGTTGAATCGCATGAAATGTCAACTGAGGCGCATAAGGGTGGACCCCATATCTTACAAAAGACAAAAGATATCGTTTCCAGCTATTTAGAAAAAGGCCCAGTAGCAGGTGCTGCCATTTCTTCTGCAGGAATGGTGGATCCTGATAAGGGTGAGATTTTCTATGCTGGCCCACAAATTCCGAATTATGCAGGGATCCAGTTCAAAAAGGAAATCGAGACGAACTTTTCGATTCCTTGTGAAATTGAAAATGATGTCAACTGTGCAGGTCTAGCTGAGGCAGTATCTGGTTCAGGTAAGGGAGCGAGTGTGACACTTTGCTTGACTATTGGAACAGGTATCGGTGGTTGCTTGATTATGGATGGGAAAGTTTTCCATGGATTTAGCAATTCAGCCTGTGAAGTCGGTTATATGCATATGCAGGATGGAGCTTTCCAAGATTTGGCTTCTACGACAGCCTTGGTAGAATATGTGGCAGCAGCTCATGGTGATCCAGTTGATCAGTGGAATGGGCGACGCATTTTCAAGGAGGCCACAGAAGGAAACAAGGTCTGTATGGCTGGCATTGACCGCATGGTAGATTACCTTGGAAAAGGTCTGGCAAATATTTGTTACGTTGCCAATCCAGAAGTGGTCATTCTCGGTGGCGGTATCATGGGACAAGAGGCTATTCTTAAACCAAAGATCCGCACAGCCTTGAAGGCGGCCTTGGTACCAAGTCTGGCTGAAAAAACACGATTAGAATTTGCCCATCACCAAAATACAGCAGGTATGTTGGGAGCTTATTATCATTTCAAAACAAAACAATCCTAG